Proteins encoded in a region of the Paenibacillus sp. E222 genome:
- a CDS encoding carbohydrate ABC transporter permease: MNSLRFSWFNVVASLILLFVVVVTLYPFLHMLAVSLSSNVNVIQNNISFWPKGFNLSMYKLVLGDPQIWTAYRNTIIYTVLGTLISLVVTSTGAYALSRKDMALRNSFTVLIVITMFFSGGMIPTFLVVRSLNLVDTVWGMVLPGAVSTWNLILMRTFFSGIPKELEESGRMDGLNDIGIFIRIIVPLSKASFATIALFYAVGMWNNFIFPLLYLRSPDLFPLQVLLRNLVLAGSASSGDVTSIGGDNLVVEESLKYATIMVSTLPILVIYPFVQKYFVKGAMVGAVKG, encoded by the coding sequence GTGAACTCACTCCGATTTTCCTGGTTCAACGTTGTGGCATCCCTGATTCTGCTGTTCGTTGTGGTGGTCACACTTTATCCGTTCCTTCATATGCTCGCGGTTTCCCTCAGCAGCAACGTAAACGTCATCCAAAACAATATTTCCTTCTGGCCCAAGGGCTTTAATCTGAGCATGTACAAATTGGTGCTGGGCGATCCGCAAATCTGGACGGCTTACCGAAACACAATCATTTATACCGTGCTTGGCACACTGATCTCGCTGGTGGTTACATCCACCGGAGCCTATGCACTGTCCAGAAAAGACATGGCACTGCGCAATAGCTTCACCGTCCTGATTGTCATTACGATGTTTTTCAGCGGTGGGATGATTCCAACCTTCCTGGTGGTCCGTTCCTTGAATCTGGTGGACACCGTATGGGGTATGGTTCTTCCGGGGGCAGTCAGCACCTGGAACCTCATTCTGATGCGCACGTTTTTCTCAGGCATCCCCAAAGAGCTGGAGGAATCGGGCCGAATGGATGGCCTGAACGATATTGGCATCTTCATTCGTATCATTGTGCCGCTGTCCAAGGCATCCTTTGCCACGATTGCCCTGTTCTATGCCGTGGGCATGTGGAACAACTTTATCTTTCCGCTGCTCTATCTAAGGTCTCCCGATTTATTTCCGCTCCAGGTGCTGCTGCGTAATCTCGTGCTGGCCGGCAGCGCAAGCTCAGGCGACGTAACATCCATTGGGGGAGATAACCTGGTAGTGGAGGAATCGCTCAAGTATGCGACCATTATGGTCTCAACCCTGCCGATTCTGGTCATCTATCCGTTTGTACAGAAGTATTTCGTCAAGGGAGCCATGGTTGGTGCGGTCAAAGGCTAA
- a CDS encoding extracellular solute-binding protein, with protein MGKWKSVILPLLIAVTMVAGCSGGNGADPQTDTKGNSTGNNSTGAAKTFTALLDNNATFPYSKSWPIWSWLKEKTGVTLEVQTPSGKLDESLNLAIASKALPDLMYMPNRKDSNKFGQQGALVDLMEYMDSMPNLKAWMKQYPEEAKAALSADGKMYMFPNQGFGETNRMIWMYRKDVFDKEGIQVPTTYEELHAALKKLKEKYPDSYPLSIRYGQIPDEMNANMTVNYGTGEGAYYDFDQKQWRYGPTEDNYKAMVGMWKSFYDEGLVPPDFLSLQTKQWQDMVSTGKSFVTIDYISRIDFFNNAMQQENPEFNMQFMAPPAGVSGGKQLNPYFHYMEGGLTVASTSKNIDDVMKYMDFFYSEEGRTLSSWGVEGETFIKEGDTIKFKPEYNDVIEMRKQTGLQTSGTYTWIDFNAHLSLFSDDLKHAYEEAVKYDPPAMQPRPAFTEVENEVISITGQAIKKHRDESFAKFVTGSRSLADWEKYVEEINNLGVDKLLSTYKEAYDRVQNVQLSAK; from the coding sequence ATGGGCAAATGGAAATCGGTAATACTTCCCCTGCTGATTGCAGTAACGATGGTAGCAGGGTGCAGCGGCGGCAACGGTGCCGACCCGCAAACAGATACCAAGGGGAACAGCACTGGAAATAACTCCACCGGGGCAGCAAAGACCTTCACGGCCCTGCTGGACAACAATGCCACATTCCCCTATTCCAAGAGCTGGCCCATCTGGAGCTGGCTGAAGGAGAAGACGGGTGTCACGCTGGAAGTGCAGACACCTTCGGGCAAGCTGGATGAGAGCCTGAATCTGGCGATTGCCTCCAAAGCGCTGCCTGATCTGATGTATATGCCCAATCGCAAGGATTCGAACAAGTTTGGTCAGCAGGGCGCACTGGTGGATCTGATGGAGTACATGGACAGTATGCCAAATCTGAAGGCATGGATGAAGCAGTATCCCGAGGAGGCAAAGGCTGCCTTGTCCGCCGACGGCAAAATGTATATGTTCCCGAATCAGGGCTTCGGCGAGACGAATCGCATGATCTGGATGTACCGCAAGGATGTTTTTGACAAGGAAGGTATTCAGGTTCCAACAACCTATGAAGAGTTGCATGCGGCGCTGAAGAAGCTGAAGGAGAAATACCCGGACAGTTACCCGCTCTCGATTCGCTACGGTCAGATCCCGGATGAGATGAATGCCAATATGACGGTGAACTACGGAACGGGTGAGGGTGCCTACTATGATTTTGACCAGAAGCAATGGCGTTATGGACCGACTGAAGACAACTACAAGGCCATGGTAGGGATGTGGAAAAGTTTTTACGATGAAGGGTTGGTCCCGCCCGATTTCTTATCATTGCAAACCAAGCAGTGGCAGGATATGGTCTCGACTGGAAAATCATTTGTGACCATTGATTATATCAGCCGGATTGATTTTTTCAATAATGCCATGCAGCAGGAGAATCCGGAGTTCAACATGCAGTTTATGGCCCCTCCGGCAGGCGTTTCAGGTGGCAAACAATTAAATCCGTATTTTCATTATATGGAAGGCGGATTGACGGTGGCCTCGACCTCCAAGAACATTGATGATGTGATGAAGTACATGGACTTTTTCTATTCGGAGGAAGGACGTACGCTGAGCAGCTGGGGTGTAGAGGGCGAGACCTTTATAAAGGAAGGCGATACGATCAAGTTCAAGCCGGAGTATAACGATGTCATTGAAATGCGCAAGCAGACAGGGCTTCAGACCAGCGGGACCTATACCTGGATTGATTTCAATGCGCACTTATCGCTGTTCTCTGACGATCTGAAGCATGCCTATGAAGAAGCGGTCAAATATGATCCCCCCGCAATGCAGCCAAGACCTGCTTTTACAGAAGTGGAAAATGAGGTCATATCCATTACCGGTCAGGCGATCAAGAAGCACCGTGACGAGAGCTTTGCCAAATTTGTTACGGGTTCCCGGAGTCTGGCAGATTGGGAGAAGTATGTAGAGGAGATTAACAATCTCGGAGTAGATAAGCTGCTGAGCACCTATAAGGAAGCGTATGATCGTGTTCAGAATGTTCAGCTGAGCGCGAAATGA